GGAGGAAGATCCAAGCTTTCTTCAATCGTGCGGGTAAGGGAATCGACGGCGGCGAAGATCTTCAGGTTCCCTACCTGATCGGCTGGGTCGACGGCATCCAACAACGCATCCAGAGCGGAGAAGTATTGGTTCATAGGCTCGGAGCCTGCGGCTTTCGATCGCTCTCCGCAAGCGTCACGCACGCCGTCCGGGCCCATGGTTGAGGCTCCATTTTCGGGCCCGCTTATTCGCTTCACCGTCAGGCGTCGGAGATGGGAATTCGTGCTTGAAAGGGTATGGCGTGTATGAAAATTGACGCGCCCATGAGGAAATCCACCGCCGACGAGGCTCTGGAAACAGCTCGTTTGAGTCATAAGATTTTGGAGCGCGCCATGCGCTCAGAGCTGACCCTGGCATCCAAATTGAAGGCAATCTCCGAGCAGGATATGGTCTCCGAAAGTATCGGGAAAAAACTCCTGGAGGCGGCCGACGCCGCTCAATCCAGGGCCCGGCAGTTGGGTGACATGTTGGATAGCGCACGAATCCTGCTGGCGACAGGCGGGCGGGGAGAAAGTTGGTGGCAGGGAGTCGCGAGACGCATGAGGGCCTTGCCGGAAGAGAAGGTCCGGGGCGACCTACTCCCGCCGCCGCATGCCTGACGACCGTCCTCGGGGAGGCGGGGCTTTTGCTCAGGTCAGTCAAATCCGCCCTACTGGGCCGGGCGGACAAGCGAGTCACTGCGCCCACCGGTCCGGAAAGTCGCCCACGCTTGGTTTTAAGCAACGGGTGGTTCCACCGTGTCCAAGACTGCAACGAAGTACGATTCCTCAATCGCAAACTGGAGCGAGAGACAGACGGCGTCCTTACGTCCAAAGGTCGAGCGCGCTGTCGTGATCCTCAACGAACATCGCATCCCTGAAGGCCTCAGGAACGACGCAGCGAGGGCTGTGCTACGGCATCCGTCGTCGCCCCTCGTGATGTGGCAGCCAAGCCCCGAACCCCGCACCGTCCTTCGGATCATCAATTCGGACCAGTCGGTCGATCTCGATGCTCACGCCTGCGAGGCCTTGGTTGATGCAGGGCTCTCGAAAGAGGCCTCCGCGGTATAAGAGGTGGAGCTGAGGGGGGCACCCCGTCCTGGAGTTGGTTCGCTGGTATGGCCCGAGACGCAATTCTAAGAGTACGGACGGGAGGACCCACCGTCTCGGGCCCTTCAGCAAGGCGGGAAGCTACGACGACCTCAACAGGTTTCGTAAGCGCCCGAGCGTTGGGGCCAGGCAGTGGCGAATCCTTGCCGTCGTCCCGACCATTGTTGGCTCTGGCGCTAAAGTGGCTGATCATCGGCTGGATGTCGGCCTGAGGTCGGGATGATCTCCTGAACGAATGCTAGCTGCCGCGCGGTCTCCGGCTCACTACCAGCATGCTCAATGATGGTAAGGGCGTCGTCTGTGCGGAGGCCCATGCGAACCAGCAACGAAGATGCGACGGTTCCGGTTCTCCCAACACCGGCAGCGCAGTGGAAAGCGAGAACAGTTGTCGGCCGCTGAAGGAGCATGATCATCCGGTCCAGCAGAGCTATGAACGCCGTTAGATCGTCTGGAACCGACCGGTCGTGAATCGGAAACTCCAGCCAGCGCTCGCGGAGCCCCGCGGCCTCCAAGAATTCCGGGTAGTCGGGAGCCTTTCGCTTCCTCTCCGCTTCCCCGGCCAGGCAGACCACCCAGCCCTCCGAGTTGCCCTTGGTCAGTTTCAGCCAGAACTCCGTGTGGAATTCGGCAGTTCTCCAGTATCCGGGCATCTCGGTCAGATACAGTCGGCCGGGGAAACGCGGAGGAAGGACAACGGGGCGGAAGGGAGATTCAGGCATCGGAGCGCCTAATACAACATGGGGCGCAAGCCGGGCTTCGGCTCTTTCCGCAAAGGCGCGAGCGCCGTAGCCCCGACGCTCTGATATACCCAAACGGAACCTTTACGGAACGCGGCAGAAAGGCCGTTCTTCCGAGGTTCTCGGGCCTTTCGCGGGCCTAAGGGGGCTACGAAAAGCGGAGCAAGCTTCGTAGGCCCCGAACTGTGTGGGTAGGTTCGCTACCCCTCGCCCTTGGCCCTGGCAAAAAAAAGGCGGAAACCCCTAGGCGGTGTCGCCGGAGGAACGGG
The genomic region above belongs to Luteolibacter rhizosphaerae and contains:
- a CDS encoding protein-tyrosine phosphatase family protein, which translates into the protein MPGYWRTAEFHTEFWLKLTKGNSEGWVVCLAGEAERKRKAPDYPEFLEAAGLRERWLEFPIHDRSVPDDLTAFIALLDRMIMLLQRPTTVLAFHCAAGVGRTGTVASSLLVRMGLRTDDALTIIEHAGSEPETARQLAFVQEIIPTSGRHPADDQPL